A section of the Kribbella sp. HUAS MG21 genome encodes:
- a CDS encoding DUF881 domain-containing protein, translating into MSDDTPDTPEQPDKAADKAADKAADKAADKAARPAEAPQPEKPTPMPKPRTPNLALRRLKAGFKPSRGQAIVAVVLALVACVAVVQVRVNRADDGYQNARREDLIAILDGLGQNTRRLESEIADLEERKNSLSSSADKAQTAREQAEAQIRTLGILAGTMPAVGPGVRITLNDPQGKMTSSNLLDAIEELRDAGAEAIQINGTVRVVASTDFVDNAPGIGIDGQKVSSPYVIEAIGESHNLAEAANFPGGLVSEVTGPQVGGTAEVTELESVSITALHAPEEHRYARPAPSPTK; encoded by the coding sequence ATGAGCGACGACACACCGGACACCCCCGAGCAGCCCGACAAGGCAGCAGACAAAGCAGCAGACAAGGCGGCAGACAAGGCTGCCGACAAGGCGGCGCGGCCCGCCGAGGCGCCGCAGCCGGAGAAGCCGACCCCGATGCCGAAGCCGCGGACGCCGAACCTGGCGCTCCGGCGCCTGAAGGCCGGGTTCAAGCCGTCCCGCGGCCAGGCGATCGTCGCGGTCGTGCTCGCGCTGGTCGCCTGTGTCGCGGTCGTCCAGGTCCGGGTGAACCGCGCCGACGACGGCTACCAGAACGCCCGCCGCGAGGACCTGATCGCGATCCTCGACGGCCTCGGCCAGAACACCCGCCGCCTGGAGAGCGAGATCGCCGACCTCGAGGAGCGGAAGAACTCGCTGTCCTCGAGCGCCGACAAGGCGCAGACCGCCCGCGAGCAGGCCGAGGCGCAGATCCGCACGCTCGGCATCCTGGCCGGCACCATGCCGGCGGTCGGCCCGGGGGTGCGGATCACGCTGAACGACCCGCAGGGCAAGATGACCTCGAGCAACCTGCTGGACGCGATCGAGGAGCTGCGCGACGCCGGCGCCGAGGCCATCCAGATCAACGGGACGGTGCGGGTGGTGGCCAGCACCGACTTCGTGGACAACGCCCCGGGCATCGGGATCGACGGCCAGAAGGTGTCCTCGCCGTACGTCATCGAGGCGATCGGGGAGTCCCACAACCTCGCCGAGGCGGCCAACTTCCCGGGCGGCCTGGTGAGCGAGGTGACCGGTCCGCAGGTGGGCGGAACGGCCGAGGTGACCGAGCTCGAGAGCGTCTCGATCACCGCCTTGCACGCGCCGGAGGAGCATCGTTACGCTCGCCCGGCGCCCAGCCCCACCAAGTAG
- a CDS encoding small basic family protein → MIAVLGLVIGVVVGLLVAPDVPDWAQPYLPIAVVAALDAVFGALRAFLDGIFDDKVFVVSFVSNVLIAALIVYLGDQLGVGSQLSTGVVVVLGIRIFTNMAAIRRHIFRA, encoded by the coding sequence ATGATCGCCGTACTCGGTCTGGTGATCGGCGTCGTCGTCGGCCTGCTGGTCGCGCCCGACGTCCCGGACTGGGCGCAGCCCTACCTGCCGATCGCGGTGGTGGCGGCGCTGGACGCGGTGTTCGGCGCGCTGCGGGCGTTCCTGGACGGGATCTTCGACGACAAGGTGTTCGTCGTGTCGTTCGTGTCCAACGTGCTGATCGCGGCGCTGATCGTGTACCTGGGCGACCAGCTCGGCGTCGGGTCGCAGCTGTCCACCGGGGTCGTGGTCGTCCTCGGCATCCGTATCTTCACCAACATGGCGGCGATCCGCCGGCACATCTTCCGGGCCTGA
- a CDS encoding DUF881 domain-containing protein: MTQQAPQAPQTPPAPKPRRVDASMSLLNNLMAHPIDEGYAVAARTRSKQGGKQTRSRHRVLLTVAAAVLGFLLAVAAAQNYRSAPEAEKQRNELITRIEQADTRLGELRSHQTRLADEVRRLQASGLSNDSAGAALQQKLDDLELQTGAIAVTGPGIKAVLDDAKDADSKEGRLLDVDLQQLVNGLWTSGAEAISVNGHRLTSLTAIRGAGSAITVDYSSLTPPYTVLAIGDTATMPARFAQSSGGRWVQYLVSNFGVRMTITTEESLLVPADATIALRYAKVRTR; the protein is encoded by the coding sequence GTGACCCAGCAAGCCCCGCAGGCCCCACAGACGCCTCCGGCACCGAAGCCGCGACGCGTCGACGCGTCCATGTCGTTGCTGAACAACCTGATGGCGCACCCGATCGACGAGGGGTACGCCGTCGCCGCCCGGACCCGGTCGAAGCAGGGCGGCAAGCAGACCCGGTCGCGGCACCGGGTGCTGCTGACGGTCGCGGCCGCCGTGCTCGGCTTCCTGCTCGCGGTCGCCGCCGCGCAGAACTACCGCAGCGCCCCGGAGGCGGAGAAGCAGCGCAACGAGCTGATCACCCGCATCGAGCAGGCCGACACCCGGCTGGGCGAGCTCCGCAGCCACCAGACCCGGCTCGCCGACGAGGTCCGCCGGCTGCAGGCGAGCGGACTGAGCAACGACAGCGCCGGCGCGGCCCTGCAGCAGAAGCTCGACGACCTGGAGCTGCAGACCGGTGCGATCGCAGTCACCGGGCCGGGGATCAAGGCCGTCCTCGACGACGCGAAGGACGCGGACTCCAAGGAAGGGCGACTGCTCGACGTCGACCTGCAGCAGCTGGTCAACGGCCTCTGGACCTCCGGCGCGGAGGCGATCTCGGTGAACGGCCACCGGCTCACGTCGCTGACCGCGATCCGCGGCGCCGGCAGTGCCATCACCGTCGACTACAGTTCGCTGACTCCGCCGTACACGGTGCTCGCGATCGGGGACACCGCCACCATGCCGGCCCGGTTCGCGCAGAGCTCGGGCGGGCGGTGGGTGCAGTACCTGGTCAGCAACTTCGGTGTCCGGATGACGATCACGACGGAGGAATCCTTGCTGGTGCCGGCCGATGCGACGATCGCGTTGCGCTACGCGAAGGTGAGAACGAGATGA
- a CDS encoding CDP-alcohol phosphatidyltransferase family protein: MPDLEVSDRVWTIPNALSFLRLLGVPLFLWLILGPEEDGWALLVLAVSGFTDWADGQIARRMNQTTRLGQMLDPVADRLYIFATVLGLALRDIIPWWLAIALPLRDVLLTLTLPALHRRGFNALPVHFLGKSATFCLLYAFPLLLLGDGETTLNLLARVFGWAFAIWGTGLYYWAGALYFAQLRHLVQTVKPIKDSAG; encoded by the coding sequence GTGCCGGACTTGGAAGTGTCCGACCGGGTGTGGACGATCCCGAACGCGCTCAGCTTCCTGCGGTTGCTGGGGGTGCCGCTCTTCCTGTGGCTGATCCTCGGTCCCGAGGAGGACGGCTGGGCGCTGCTCGTGCTGGCCGTCTCCGGGTTCACCGACTGGGCCGACGGCCAGATCGCCCGCCGGATGAACCAGACCACCCGGCTCGGGCAGATGCTCGACCCGGTGGCCGACCGGCTGTACATCTTCGCGACCGTCCTCGGGCTCGCGCTGCGCGACATCATCCCGTGGTGGCTGGCGATCGCGCTGCCGCTGCGGGACGTCCTGCTGACGCTGACGCTGCCGGCCTTGCATCGCCGCGGCTTCAACGCGCTGCCCGTGCACTTCCTCGGCAAGTCCGCGACCTTCTGCCTGCTGTACGCGTTCCCGCTGCTGCTGCTCGGTGACGGCGAGACCACCCTCAACCTGCTCGCCCGCGTCTTCGGTTGGGCGTTCGCGATCTGGGGCACCGGGCTGTACTACTGGGCCGGCGCGCTGTACTTCGCCCAGCTGCGGCACCTGGTCCAGACGGTGAAACCGATCAAGGACTCGGCCGGGTGA
- a CDS encoding YciI family protein → MKFLVLIYGNPESRAVWDSLSDEQKQEGMAGYAALHEALAEHGELVASESLDDPALTKQVLVRDGKPQTTDGPFAEVKEQLAGFYLLDCASMDRAVQIVAQIPEAPFSVVEVRPVRDLGAFM, encoded by the coding sequence ATGAAGTTCCTCGTGCTGATCTACGGCAACCCGGAGTCGCGTGCGGTGTGGGACTCGCTCAGCGACGAGCAGAAGCAGGAAGGCATGGCGGGGTACGCCGCTCTGCACGAAGCGCTGGCCGAACACGGTGAGCTCGTCGCGTCGGAATCGCTCGACGACCCGGCGCTGACGAAGCAGGTGCTGGTCCGCGACGGCAAGCCGCAGACCACGGACGGGCCGTTCGCCGAGGTGAAGGAACAGCTGGCCGGCTTCTACCTGCTCGACTGCGCGTCGATGGACCGGGCGGTGCAGATCGTCGCGCAGATCCCGGAGGCGCCGTTCAGCGTCGTCGAGGTCCGTCCGGTGCGGGACCTCGGCGCGTTCATGTGA
- a CDS encoding sigma-70 family RNA polymerase sigma factor — MLEELLREQAPQVLGALVRRYGDFDACEDAVQEALLAAAQQWPRDGVPENPRGWLITVASRRRIEVLRNEAARTRREETVAAWTRPEPAPAEDDSLTLLMLCCHPALTQQSQVALTLRAVGGLTTGEIARAFLVPEATIGQRISRAKAKLQGARFAMPPAAEQPERLAAVLEVLYLIFNEGYTASSGPALHRVELSAEAIRLTRLLYAQLPAEGEVAGLLALMLLTDARRPARATADGALVPLPEQDRSLWDARAIAEGTQLIEATLRSAPVGRYQLQAAIAAVHDAAADAEATDWRQILMLYELLESIAPGPMVTLNRIVAVAMVHGPAAGLKLLDAVDPALRKHHRVAAVRAHLLELSGDEAAARQAYELAARLTQSIPEQRYLLSRAASSGPSGAPS, encoded by the coding sequence ATGCTCGAGGAGTTGCTCCGCGAGCAGGCGCCGCAGGTGCTGGGCGCGCTGGTCCGGCGGTACGGCGACTTCGACGCGTGCGAGGACGCCGTACAGGAGGCCCTGCTCGCCGCGGCGCAGCAGTGGCCGCGGGACGGCGTACCGGAGAATCCGCGCGGTTGGCTGATCACGGTCGCGTCGCGGCGCCGGATCGAGGTACTGCGGAACGAGGCGGCCCGCACGCGGCGCGAGGAGACGGTCGCGGCGTGGACTCGCCCGGAGCCCGCGCCGGCCGAGGACGACTCGCTGACCCTGCTGATGCTGTGCTGTCATCCGGCGCTGACGCAGCAGTCGCAGGTGGCGCTCACGCTGCGCGCGGTCGGCGGGTTGACGACCGGCGAGATCGCCCGCGCGTTTCTGGTGCCCGAGGCAACGATCGGGCAGCGGATCAGCCGGGCGAAGGCGAAGCTGCAGGGCGCGCGGTTCGCGATGCCGCCGGCGGCCGAGCAGCCCGAGCGCCTGGCCGCCGTCCTGGAGGTGCTGTACCTGATCTTCAACGAGGGCTACACGGCGTCGTCCGGTCCCGCGCTGCATCGGGTCGAGCTGAGCGCGGAGGCGATCCGGCTGACGCGGCTGCTGTACGCGCAACTGCCGGCCGAGGGCGAGGTGGCCGGGCTGCTGGCGCTGATGCTGCTGACCGACGCGCGGCGCCCGGCGCGGGCCACGGCGGACGGCGCGCTGGTGCCGTTGCCGGAGCAGGACCGGTCCTTGTGGGACGCGCGGGCGATTGCCGAGGGCACCCAGTTGATCGAGGCGACGTTGCGGTCGGCGCCGGTCGGGAGGTACCAGTTGCAGGCCGCGATCGCGGCCGTGCACGACGCGGCGGCGGACGCCGAGGCCACGGACTGGCGCCAGATCCTGATGCTGTACGAACTGCTCGAGTCGATCGCGCCCGGGCCGATGGTGACGCTGAACCGGATCGTCGCGGTCGCGATGGTGCACGGCCCGGCCGCGGGGCTGAAGCTGCTCGACGCGGTGGATCCGGCGCTACGGAAACACCACCGGGTGGCGGCCGTGCGTGCCCACCTGCTCGAACTGTCCGGCGACGAGGCGGCCGCGCGGCAGGCCTACGAGCTCGCCGCGCGACTCACGCAGAGCATTCCGGAACAGCGGTACCTGCTGTCGCGCGCCGCTAGCTCGGGACCTTCGGGCGCCCCCAGCTGA
- a CDS encoding class I SAM-dependent methyltransferase, with product MTELAATFKQQAVAEAYRHRPPYPDEVFDRLVELITDEPRRVLDIGAGEGAIARPLAPRVEHVDAIDFSAPMVEAGRQRPGGDHPNLSWQVNPIETADLDGPYALVTAGASIHWMPWEETFARIVPHLTPNAQLVVIEHGPVDEPWSADLVAVIERHSRKQNHDPKFSVVDAIRERGLLDLTGTARTARVTHRQTVADYIERLHSTSSLARDLMPADEAAAFDAGVTAALAPYAKDGVLDLTIEAELSWGRPKVPS from the coding sequence ATGACTGAACTCGCGGCGACGTTCAAGCAGCAGGCGGTGGCGGAGGCGTACCGGCATCGGCCGCCGTACCCCGACGAGGTGTTCGACCGGCTGGTCGAGTTGATCACGGACGAGCCGCGGCGGGTGCTCGACATCGGCGCCGGTGAGGGCGCGATCGCCCGCCCGCTCGCGCCGCGGGTCGAGCACGTCGACGCGATCGACTTCTCGGCGCCGATGGTCGAGGCGGGCCGGCAGCGCCCGGGCGGCGACCACCCGAACCTCAGCTGGCAGGTGAACCCGATCGAGACCGCCGACCTCGACGGCCCGTACGCGTTGGTGACCGCCGGCGCGAGCATCCACTGGATGCCGTGGGAGGAGACGTTCGCGCGGATCGTCCCGCACCTGACGCCGAACGCGCAGCTCGTCGTCATCGAGCACGGCCCGGTCGACGAGCCGTGGTCGGCCGACCTCGTCGCGGTGATCGAACGGCACTCGCGCAAGCAGAACCACGACCCGAAGTTCAGCGTCGTCGACGCGATCCGGGAGCGCGGCCTGCTCGACCTCACCGGTACGGCGCGGACCGCCCGCGTCACGCACCGGCAGACGGTCGCCGACTACATCGAGAGGCTGCACTCGACGTCGAGCCTCGCCCGCGACCTGATGCCTGCCGACGAGGCCGCGGCGTTTGACGCCGGTGTGACGGCGGCGCTCGCGCCCTACGCGAAGGACGGCGTACTCGACCTCACCATCGAGGCCGAGCTCAGCTGGGGGCGCCCGAAGGTCCCGAGCTAG
- a CDS encoding glycoside hydrolase domain-containing protein, translating into MYEYVDPFIGTGATDLPTPKGLAATWWWPKPQVGNTHPGATHPFGMVSACAYSGAYPTGYGLYDFNTEGMPGLLYDRQVASGFTHFQQSGTGAIRKYYNYFRVTPMLGPLDDLGTTWDLRDEVAEPGYYAATLSSGVRCELTVGPKSAVHRYTFPADDAARIVVDASTGGLAIPHSRTVPLKAHLALLEPGVAQGEIHVEGVPLAVHLEVDAPGWRQLLWYDRRLMPGGTRLDFDYIRPTTLRPFGLMFMGPARADQTVEVRLGFSLRGCAKARDNLHADTGRTQVAFAGRRDATAATWRDHLGKVAIDTGSGDQATVFGTALYHSLVKPCFAPDESPSWTTQGPYAFDICTMWDIYRTQLPLMTTLFPQRSVELAGAMLSICEQEGNLPIGYRMAKGADRFSRQGSALAHTFLADLCRLDLPGIDWDWAMVHLETDLRRTYGEDYLVHGVAHPISHTLDLAYAYHCTATIAHKVRDRALAQQLRELAHGWRAAYDPGTGLLRDSTFYEGGRWNYSFRLLHDMRARIALAGGDDAFVGLLDRFFGYDAAPVTQPGVAPSAAELDAGYGLCRFEGLNNEPDYEAPWSYHYAGRPDRTAEVVHAAIANQFGTGRGGLPGNDDSGGLSAWYVWATLGLFPVAGQNLFLLSAPAVAESTIQLPDGELSVTTTGFEPVDAGGPVSYVQSVAVEGKALERPWISGRELRHLRNLHLELGPEPSGWGTRIRPPSTSDPQTTSGGEA; encoded by the coding sequence ATGTACGAGTACGTCGACCCGTTCATCGGGACCGGCGCCACCGACCTGCCCACGCCCAAGGGCCTGGCCGCGACGTGGTGGTGGCCCAAGCCGCAGGTCGGCAACACGCACCCGGGCGCCACGCACCCCTTCGGTATGGTGTCGGCCTGCGCGTACTCCGGGGCCTACCCGACCGGCTACGGGTTGTACGACTTCAACACCGAGGGCATGCCCGGCCTGTTGTACGACCGGCAGGTCGCGTCCGGCTTCACCCATTTCCAGCAGTCCGGCACCGGCGCGATCCGCAAGTACTACAACTACTTCCGGGTCACGCCGATGCTCGGCCCGCTCGACGACCTGGGCACCACGTGGGACCTACGCGACGAGGTGGCCGAGCCCGGGTACTACGCGGCGACGCTGAGCTCGGGGGTGCGCTGCGAGCTGACGGTCGGCCCGAAGTCGGCCGTGCATCGCTACACCTTCCCGGCGGATGACGCCGCCCGGATCGTCGTCGACGCCTCGACCGGCGGCCTGGCCATCCCGCACAGCCGGACCGTGCCGCTGAAGGCGCACCTGGCGCTGCTGGAGCCGGGCGTGGCGCAGGGCGAGATCCACGTCGAGGGAGTGCCGCTGGCCGTGCACCTGGAGGTCGACGCCCCCGGCTGGCGGCAGCTGCTGTGGTACGACCGGCGGCTGATGCCCGGCGGCACCCGGCTCGACTTCGACTACATCCGGCCGACTACCCTGCGGCCGTTCGGGCTGATGTTCATGGGTCCCGCGAGGGCCGACCAGACCGTCGAGGTGCGGCTCGGGTTCTCGCTGCGCGGGTGTGCGAAGGCGCGCGACAACCTGCACGCAGACACCGGCCGTACACAGGTCGCGTTCGCCGGGCGGCGCGACGCCACGGCGGCCACCTGGCGCGATCACCTCGGCAAGGTCGCGATCGATACCGGGTCCGGCGACCAGGCGACGGTCTTCGGCACCGCGCTCTACCATTCGCTGGTCAAACCGTGCTTCGCCCCGGACGAGAGCCCGTCGTGGACGACCCAGGGCCCCTACGCTTTCGACATCTGCACCATGTGGGACATCTACCGCACCCAGCTGCCGCTGATGACCACGCTGTTCCCGCAGCGTTCGGTCGAGCTGGCCGGCGCGATGCTGTCGATCTGCGAGCAGGAGGGCAACCTGCCGATCGGCTACCGGATGGCCAAGGGCGCCGACCGGTTCTCCCGGCAGGGCAGCGCGCTCGCGCACACCTTCCTCGCCGACCTGTGCCGGCTCGACCTGCCTGGTATCGACTGGGACTGGGCCATGGTGCACCTGGAGACGGACCTGCGCCGGACGTACGGCGAGGACTACCTGGTGCACGGGGTGGCGCATCCGATCAGCCACACCCTCGACCTGGCGTACGCCTACCACTGCACCGCGACGATCGCCCACAAGGTGCGCGACCGGGCGCTGGCCCAGCAACTGCGCGAACTCGCGCACGGCTGGCGGGCGGCGTACGACCCGGGCACCGGCCTGCTGCGCGACTCGACGTTCTACGAGGGCGGCCGGTGGAACTACTCCTTCCGGCTGCTGCACGACATGCGCGCCCGGATCGCGCTCGCCGGCGGCGACGACGCGTTCGTCGGGCTGCTCGACCGGTTCTTCGGGTACGACGCCGCACCGGTCACCCAGCCGGGGGTGGCGCCGAGTGCGGCCGAGCTGGACGCGGGGTACGGCCTGTGCCGGTTCGAGGGACTGAACAACGAACCGGACTACGAGGCGCCCTGGTCCTACCACTACGCCGGACGACCGGATCGCACCGCCGAAGTCGTGCATGCCGCGATCGCCAACCAGTTCGGCACCGGCCGGGGCGGGCTGCCCGGCAACGACGACTCCGGCGGGCTGTCCGCCTGGTACGTGTGGGCGACGCTCGGGCTGTTCCCGGTGGCCGGCCAGAACCTGTTCCTGCTGAGCGCGCCGGCCGTGGCCGAGTCCACCATCCAGCTGCCTGACGGCGAGCTGTCCGTCACCACCACAGGATTCGAGCCGGTCGACGCCGGCGGACCGGTGTCCTACGTCCAGTCCGTCGCGGTCGAGGGCAAAGCCCTCGAACGCCCCTGGATCTCCGGCCGGGAACTGCGGCACCTCCGCAACCTGCACCTCGAGCTCGGCCCCGAGCCCTCGGGCTGGGGCACCCGGATCAGGCCGCCGTCCACATCCGACCCGCAAACCACTAGTGGAGGTGAGGCATGA
- a CDS encoding glycosyltransferase, with amino-acid sequence MTITDDKSTPTRRLVLVVRADPVICGHSGEARCLAEVARTRGFNDVRIVTWPLDTLQAAGLPLKPLDRVLPYSPGITVERPGPVGDYRVPDGRHLAGLVGRLVELFSDGVPTVAMSLYLSPHAIAVQEAVQVARRIGPARVVTIAEAVGSDITNVVRDCVATDRFGAAAHILSVYLAADHCVAVSEYTKDLIVASAATLDGLRGTTFAQQCAERIAISYPAVDSWPYLSLNDDRIAETLARRGLARDGYVLFLSRIASAKGVDDLIDAYAGSRSAARVRLVLAGRGPQEDAVVARVAAAGLSERMLVLTDVDDSEKPGLMAGSAAFVLPTREQPEFVETFGIALVEKALAGGGPIITCATGGVPEAVGDTALLVPQRDPVALRTVLDEVVCDWTHEQRAEAERRARAYALQFDRVAVFDRLFALAEPPPVPVA; translated from the coding sequence ATGACCATCACCGACGACAAGTCCACACCCACCCGGCGCCTGGTTCTCGTGGTCCGCGCCGACCCGGTGATCTGCGGGCACTCCGGGGAGGCACGGTGCCTCGCCGAGGTGGCGCGCACACGCGGGTTCAACGACGTACGGATCGTGACCTGGCCGCTGGACACGCTCCAGGCGGCCGGGCTGCCGTTGAAACCGCTCGATCGCGTGCTGCCGTACAGCCCCGGCATCACGGTGGAGCGGCCCGGCCCCGTCGGCGACTACCGGGTTCCGGACGGCCGCCACCTGGCCGGGCTCGTCGGCCGGCTGGTCGAGCTGTTCAGCGACGGGGTACCGACGGTGGCGATGTCGCTGTACCTCAGCCCGCACGCGATCGCCGTACAGGAGGCCGTCCAGGTGGCGCGCCGGATCGGGCCCGCGCGGGTCGTCACGATCGCCGAGGCGGTGGGCTCGGACATCACCAACGTGGTGCGCGACTGCGTGGCCACCGACCGGTTCGGGGCGGCCGCGCACATCCTGTCGGTCTACCTGGCGGCCGACCACTGCGTGGCGGTGTCGGAGTACACCAAGGACCTCATCGTGGCCTCGGCGGCGACCCTCGACGGTCTGCGCGGTACGACGTTCGCACAGCAGTGCGCGGAGCGGATCGCGATCTCCTATCCGGCGGTCGACTCCTGGCCGTACCTGTCGCTCAACGACGACCGGATCGCCGAGACCCTGGCCCGGCGTGGCCTCGCGCGGGACGGGTACGTGCTGTTCCTGTCCCGGATCGCTTCGGCGAAGGGGGTCGACGACCTGATCGACGCCTACGCGGGGTCGCGGTCGGCCGCCAGGGTGCGGCTGGTGCTGGCCGGGCGCGGGCCGCAGGAAGACGCGGTGGTGGCGCGGGTGGCGGCAGCGGGTCTGAGCGAGCGGATGCTGGTGCTGACCGACGTGGACGACTCGGAGAAGCCTGGGCTGATGGCGGGGAGTGCGGCGTTCGTGCTGCCGACCCGCGAGCAGCCGGAGTTCGTGGAGACGTTCGGGATCGCGCTGGTCGAGAAGGCGCTCGCCGGTGGTGGGCCGATCATCACCTGCGCGACCGGCGGGGTCCCCGAGGCGGTCGGTGACACGGCCCTGCTGGTCCCGCAGCGTGACCCGGTCGCGCTGCGGACCGTGCTGGACGAGGTCGTGTGCGACTGGACCCACGAGCAGCGGGCCGAGGCTGAGCGGCGCGCTCGGGCGTACGCGTTGCAGTTCGACCGGGTCGCGGTGTTCGACCGGCTCTTCGCGCTCGCCGAACCTCCCCCCGTCCCCGTCGCCTGA
- a CDS encoding VOC family protein, with protein MHRSRVSTFLIDVKQDEVDDATTFWASALGVRTSSPDGEPQFITLHDAVPGYVTAIQSVDDEPRYHLDIETDDVPAEVARLTALGAVEVASWQGCHTLRAPGGHLLCVIPVHSDPEYFQQHATVWSTE; from the coding sequence ATGCACCGCAGCCGAGTGTCCACCTTCCTCATCGACGTCAAGCAGGACGAGGTCGACGACGCCACGACGTTCTGGGCCTCGGCCCTCGGCGTCCGCACCTCGTCGCCCGACGGCGAACCGCAGTTCATCACCCTGCACGACGCCGTCCCCGGATACGTGACCGCCATCCAGTCCGTCGACGACGAGCCCCGCTACCACCTGGACATCGAGACCGACGACGTACCCGCCGAGGTCGCGCGGCTGACCGCCCTCGGCGCGGTCGAGGTCGCGAGCTGGCAGGGCTGTCACACGCTCCGCGCGCCCGGCGGGCATCTGCTGTGCGTGATCCCGGTGCACAGCGACCCGGAGTACTTCCAGCAGCACGCGACCGTCTGGAGCACCGAGTAA
- a CDS encoding GNAT family N-acetyltransferase encodes MRVIEESQVTVVPANEAPWEDLQAVFGTADAGQCQCQRFKIRGWIWRDSTLDERMTRLQEQTACGTPDAPSTAGLIAYVDDEPAGWVAVEPRTAYPKLRTSRVPWADRAEDKDDESVWAVTCLVVRKGFRGRGLTYHLARAAIPHARARGARALEAYPMLTQPGKTITWGELHVGPHQAFEEAGFHQLTHPTLRRTVMRIDF; translated from the coding sequence ATGCGGGTGATCGAGGAGTCGCAGGTGACCGTCGTCCCGGCGAACGAGGCGCCGTGGGAGGACCTGCAGGCGGTGTTCGGTACGGCGGACGCGGGCCAGTGCCAGTGTCAGCGGTTCAAGATCCGCGGGTGGATCTGGCGGGACTCGACACTGGACGAGCGGATGACGCGGCTGCAGGAGCAGACCGCCTGCGGTACGCCGGACGCGCCGTCGACGGCCGGGCTGATCGCGTACGTCGACGACGAGCCGGCCGGGTGGGTCGCCGTCGAGCCGCGCACGGCGTACCCGAAACTGCGCACCTCGCGGGTGCCGTGGGCGGACCGCGCCGAGGACAAGGACGACGAGAGCGTCTGGGCCGTCACCTGCCTGGTCGTCCGCAAGGGTTTCCGCGGGCGCGGCCTGACCTACCACCTGGCCCGCGCCGCGATCCCGCACGCCCGCGCCCGCGGCGCCCGGGCCCTGGAGGCCTACCCGATGCTCACCCAGCCCGGCAAGACCATCACCTGGGGCGAACTGCACGTCGGCCCCCACCAGGCCTTCGAGGAAGCCGGCTTCCACCAGCTCACCCACCCGACGCTCCGCCGTACCGTGATGCGCATCGATTTCTAG